The DNA region AAAACATGTGCTATCTCATCGCCGATGACGAGAAGCTGGTGGAGGATGTATTCGAGTTCATCGGAACGCGCCTGGTCCAATATTATACCAAGGCCCTCGAATCCAAGCATGTCGGCGCGATCATCAGCAACGACGACTGGGGCTTTAAGAGCCAGACAATGCTGTCCCCGGAAAACATGCGTAAATTCGTTTTCCCCTGGCACAAGCAGATTGTCGAGGCGGCCCACAAGGCAGGGAAACCTGTCATCCTGCACTCCTGCGGGAATCTGAAGGATGTCATGGATGATATTATTGATGACATGAAATACGATGGGAAACATTCCTATGAAGATACGATTCTTCCCGTGGAGCAGGCGTATGATCAGTATGGAGACCGAATCGCCATCATGGGGGGAATCGATCTGGACTTTGTAGTCCGCTCAACTCCTGAAGAGGTCTATCAGCGGTCGCGGGCCATGCTCGAGAGAGCCTCCTCGCGCGGTGGTTATGCGCTGGGGACGGGTAACAGCGTGCCGGAGTATGTTCCCCATGACAACTATCTGGCCATGATCAGTGCCGCGACATCGGATCGTGCGCAGTCATAACGTTAGTCATCAGGCCGCCGTTTATGAAAAGTCCTGCCCCTGGCCAGGGTCTTTTGTTTTGGCCCTTTTGGCACTGGTTTCGACAGAGCGAAACCCTCCATTAAGAATTGAAATCATGAAAATATCAGGTGTTTTCACAATGGAGGGATGCGCTCCGTCGCATCCGGAGAGCCGAAATAAGCCAAAACAAAAGACCCTGTGCCCCTGGCGTTTTCATCAAGATTAAACTTGATGCCTGAAAGTCTCGCCGTTAGCCTCTTCGTTAGATGCTTTTTATTTCCGGCACTGCCGGGTTAGGAGAATAGAGACATGCGCATGAATATAAAATGGATGACGAGCTTGATGCTGGCAGTGACGGCAACCACGGGGCTGGCCGAGACGACGGCGGGCAACGGGGATCTCATGGCCCAGAAGGTATCCCTGATGGAGATGCTGAGCCGCGGGGGCGTGGTGATGGTGGCCCTCGGGGTGATGTCCATTGTGGGGCTGGCCCTGGTGATCTACTTTTTCTTCATTTTGCGGCGCAGTCAGGTGGTGCCGCAGATGCTGAAGGATGATGTGCTGGATAAGCTGGAAGCCGGGGAACTGGCGGATGCCCGGTCAGCCTGCGGCTATAAGCCCTGCGCCTTCTCCGAGGTGGCGGTCGCCGCCATCGACTATGCGCGTACCGGTGACATCTCACCGGCGCTGATGAAGGATGTTGTGGAATCCGAGGGCGGGCGGCAGGCGCTCATCATCCAGGGGCAGACCCAATACCTGTTTGACCTGGCGGTGCTCTCGCCGATGGTCGGTTTGCTGGGTACGGTCTTCGGCATGATCCATGCCTTTAATGCCGTGGCGCTGGACTTGACCAAAGCCAAGCCCATGCTGTTGGCGGCGGGGGTGGGCGAGGCGTTGATTGCCACGGCGGCGGGCTTGATTGTCGGTATTCCGGCGATGGCCTTTTATGCGTATTTCCGGAACCGCTCGGCCCGGATCATTGCCGAGCTTGAGGTGTCTTCCGGCCAGGTGGTGAACATCCTGTTGAGCAAGAGGGGTAAATGAACTTCCGGGGACGGCATCAACCTAATCCCATCGCCTTTCAGATAGCGCCGATGGTCGACTTTTTGCTGGTACTGCTCTGTTACTCCATCATGAGTCAGATCTTTACGCAGTGGGAAGCCGAGTTGGATGTCAAGTTGCCTACGGCCTCTTCTGCCAAGATTGAACAACGCCTGCCGGGCGAAATCATCCTGAATGTGATGAAAAATGGCACCACGGTGGTCAATGGCCGGAAATTGAATGATCCGGAACTCTCGGCCTTGTTGAAGCGACTGGTCGTGCTCTTCCCCGGTCAGCCGGTGTTGCTGCGGGCCGACAGTGAGACCGCCTATCAACACGTGATCCACGTTCTGGATCTCTGCCGGCAGGCTGACATCTGGAATGTCTCGTTTGCCACCGGGTTGGTTGAAAAGAAGGGCGAGTAGTGATGGTAAACCCAACAATGGAGCAAGTCTTCCCGCAGCCAAGACGGCTCACCGGGACGGTTCGCCCTACCCAATCTCAAGCCACTCTGGTTGTTACTCAGGTAGGGCGAGGCGTCCCTGCCGAGCCGTCTGGAGTGGTTGGTATGCGGTCACGGCGGTCCTTGTGTGCGGTGCTTTGCTGTGTGTTCGTATGGAGCACCTTGCATGTGTTGGCCCTCAATGAGGTGGAACAGTTGCAATTTGCCGATGGCCTCTATTCCCGTGGCATGTGGGAAACGGCCCTGAAAGAGTATCAGTCCTATCTCACGCAGAATCCGCACACTGGCTCCAATGATGTGGTGACCTACCGGATGGGGGAATGTTACCGGTCACTGGGCCGGCTCCCCGAGGCGGATCAGGCGTATCAGCGCGTATTTGAAGAGTTTCCCGCCGGTGAGTTCCATTACCGGGCGGGCTTGCGCCGGGCTGAGCTTATGGAACAGGGCGGTAAGCCCGATGATCAGATTCAGTTGCTCAAGACCATGCTGAAGGGGAGCCCGATGCCCGAGATGGGCGCGGCCTGCCAGTTTGCGCTGGGGGTGGCGCTCGAGAAGCAGGGCAAGCTGGATGAGGCGGCCAAAGCGTATGATGCGGTGTTGACGCAGTATGCCGGGACCCAGTTGATTCCCTATGCGGCCCTGGCCCTGGCGGGGCTTGACCGTCGTGGGGAGGGGAAGCGGGCGGCCCTGCTTTATGGCCTGGCGGCGGCGGCACCGGGTTCCCCGCGGATGGGCGCCGAGGCCCTGTTCCAGCTGGGTGACTTCTGTTACTCCCGCAAGGACTATGACGGGGCCGCTCAGGCCTATGACAAACTGGCGACGCTGTATCCCAAGGATGAGCGGGTCGCCCAATCGCGCCTTCAGCAGGCCTGGTCCCTATACAATGCCCGGCGCTATGCGGAAGCCTTGACCGTTTGTGAAGAGGTCCCTAAGACCCCGGAATGGCTCTATCTCAAGGCGAATTGCCTGCGGCAGGTCATGAAAAACGAGGAGGCGGCCAGCACCTATGCCGAACTGCTGAAGAGCAATCCCGCGGGCGATATGGCGGCGACGGCGGCGTATGAGCGGGCCCTGACCTTATTCAAACTCGGGCGTTTTCAGGCGGCATTCGACCAGGCCAAGGGGCTGATTGCGGTGGACCGCGTGAAGCGGGATGTCTGCTGGCTTTTGGCGGAATCCAGCGCGGCGCTCAATGATGAGGCGGGTGCCGTGCAGTACTACCGGATGCTGTTGGATCAATACCCGGATTCCCCGCTGGCAGGGGATGCCTTGTACCGGCTGGCTCATCTGCTGCAGAAGAAGGGGGATTACTTGCAGGCGGCGGAGTTGTTTGGCCGCTTGGCCGCGGATTTCCCGAAACATGAATTGGTGGCCCAGGCGATCTTTGCCCAGGCGTCCTGTCTGGGGACGGCGAAGAAGCCGGAGCAGGCCGTGGCGGCGTATGCCCGGTTGCTGGAAAAATACCCACAAAGCCGCTTTGTTGAAGACGCCCTTTATCAGAAGGCGATCAGTGAGACCTATTTGCGGCGGGATGCCCAGTCGATGGAAACCTGGCGCGAGCTGCTTTCAAAGTTTCCGGCCACGAAATATGTGGCCGATGCCCGTTTCTGGAGTGGCGTCCTATTGGAGGAGTCCGGCAAACTCGAGGAATCCGAAATCGCCTTTCGACAGGTGTTGACCGTGACGCCGCCTCCGTCCGACGACTTGCGGCTGCGGGCCAGTTTCCGGTTGGCGTTGGTCTTGCAGCGGCGGGAAAAGCCCGACGAGGCCGCCCCCCTGCTTCAGGACTTGATTGCCACCCCGATGCGCGAAAAATTCCCGGCCGAGCTGCTGGAATGGCTGGGTGAGTACCAGCTGAAAAAACAGGACTATGCCAAGGCGGCCCAGGTGACGGAGTTATTGCTGGCTCAGGCCAAAACGGAAAACTGGAAGCAGACGGCCTGGTGTCTCAAGGGCAAAGTCCTGATGGGGCAGGGGAAGAACGAGGAGGCCCGGCAGGCGTTTGAGCGGGTGACGGGTGTGGATTTCAAGAGTCAGGCATTGGCTGAGGCGTGGCTTAAACTGGGTGAATTGAGCCTGTTGGCCAATGAGGCGGATAAGGCGAAGCGGGCGTTTGAGGAATCGGCCACATTGGCGGCCACCGACACCCTGCTGGCGATCCGTGTCCAGGCTTATGCGGGAATTGGCAAGGCCTTGAAGGTGCGGGGTGATCATGCCGGGGCCGCGCGTCATTTCCTGAGTGTGGCAGTATTGTTCGATGATCCTGTTCTAGTTCCGGAATGTCTTTACGAGGCGGCTTCGGAGTTTTCGGCGGCGGGTCGTGGGGATGACGCTGCGAAAGCCCGCAAGGAGCTGCTCGAACGTTACCCTGATAGCGATTGGGCCAAAAAGAAATAAAGTTATGAGCACGTCTCCCCGACCACTTAATTTCAGGAAAAAGAAAGAGCCATTGGGTGCTCTGGAGATGATCCGGCAGATGCGCCGCCGCAATCTCCTCTGGTATGGGCTGGCCATATTGGTCTCACTCCTCCTGCATGTGGCTGTCATTCTCATGCTGCCCGGCTTCAGCGTCTATAAGATGGCGGACCGGCCCGCTTTCGAAAGGCAGATTTCCCTGAAATTGGAAGAGGTCAAGTTGGCGCCGGAGCCGCCGGATGTCGACCGGCGTCCGCCGAAATTCAAGCCGGATGCCGCCCGTGGCGAAGTGGCCGGGGAGGTCGGGGCCGAGGCGACCACGATCCGCCGTGCGCAGGATGAGTCTGCGGTCGAACCCCGCCAAGTAGGGGCCGGGGTATTGATCGGCGAGCAGCGGAACCTGGCTGAGCCCATGCCGGTGGACCGGCCCATCTGGGAGCCGCGCCAGGAAATCCTGAGTATCAATCAGAAAATGGTCAGGGACGAAGCCGCCTTGCGGAAGCCGCGCCGGTATATGGAGACGGTGCCCCGCAGTCAGGCCGGGCTCGATATCTCCGCACCTGCGAGCCGGGAGGCTCTGGAAAGCGGGTTAGTCTCCACCGGGGCGTATTATCTGGTGGATGATCCTTCCAAGTTCACCTGGGGCCGTAATGTGCCGGCTGGATCGGGCCCCGGCGGGGCTCCGCGGGATGTGCCACCGCCCAAAAAGATCACCGAGGAGGAACCCCGGAAACTCATTGAGGAGAAGCAGGCCCGCGTGAATATCCTCAAGGCGCTGGAGAAGCACCTCAAGGCGGATGTGTTTGTCTACCGCTCTCCCAAGGGCACCTCTTATGATTACTGCCGGATTGAAATCAAGCGCCGGACCACGGATCTGCTGCCTGTTCTGGGAAAAGATCTGCTGTTGGTTCAGGACGGGTCGGCCAGCATCACCGAGCAGAAGCTTCATTTTTGCCGGGAGGGACTGCTCAAGGCGCTGGACCTGTTGGCCCCGGGCGACCGCTTCAATGTGGTGGAGTTCCGTGACACCCTCGTCAAATGTTTCGACACCTGGGCCACGGTGAATCCTGATACCCTGCAGCAGGCCCGGGAGTTCATCGGGCGGATGGAGTCTGTCGGCAATACCGATATCTTTGACGCGCTCAAGGACCTGCTCCAGTTTCCCCGCAAGCCCGGCCGGCCCGTGATCATGGTGGTGGCCAGCGATGGGGACGCGACCACGGGGATCACGGACCACACCCGCATTATCGAAGCTTTCAGTCAGGCCAACCACGGCGAGGTGTCGGTATTCACGCTCGGTACGTTTC from bacterium includes:
- a CDS encoding tetratricopeptide repeat protein, yielding MRSRRSLCAVLCCVFVWSTLHVLALNEVEQLQFADGLYSRGMWETALKEYQSYLTQNPHTGSNDVVTYRMGECYRSLGRLPEADQAYQRVFEEFPAGEFHYRAGLRRAELMEQGGKPDDQIQLLKTMLKGSPMPEMGAACQFALGVALEKQGKLDEAAKAYDAVLTQYAGTQLIPYAALALAGLDRRGEGKRAALLYGLAAAAPGSPRMGAEALFQLGDFCYSRKDYDGAAQAYDKLATLYPKDERVAQSRLQQAWSLYNARRYAEALTVCEEVPKTPEWLYLKANCLRQVMKNEEAASTYAELLKSNPAGDMAATAAYERALTLFKLGRFQAAFDQAKGLIAVDRVKRDVCWLLAESSAALNDEAGAVQYYRMLLDQYPDSPLAGDALYRLAHLLQKKGDYLQAAELFGRLAADFPKHELVAQAIFAQASCLGTAKKPEQAVAAYARLLEKYPQSRFVEDALYQKAISETYLRRDAQSMETWRELLSKFPATKYVADARFWSGVLLEESGKLEESEIAFRQVLTVTPPPSDDLRLRASFRLALVLQRREKPDEAAPLLQDLIATPMREKFPAELLEWLGEYQLKKQDYAKAAQVTELLLAQAKTENWKQTAWCLKGKVLMGQGKNEEARQAFERVTGVDFKSQALAEAWLKLGELSLLANEADKAKRAFEESATLAATDTLLAIRVQAYAGIGKALKVRGDHAGAARHFLSVAVLFDDPVLVPECLYEAASEFSAAGRGDDAAKARKELLERYPDSDWAKKK
- a CDS encoding MotA/TolQ/ExbB proton channel family protein, which translates into the protein MNIKWMTSLMLAVTATTGLAETTAGNGDLMAQKVSLMEMLSRGGVVMVALGVMSIVGLALVIYFFFILRRSQVVPQMLKDDVLDKLEAGELADARSACGYKPCAFSEVAVAAIDYARTGDISPALMKDVVESEGGRQALIIQGQTQYLFDLAVLSPMVGLLGTVFGMIHAFNAVALDLTKAKPMLLAAGVGEALIATAAGLIVGIPAMAFYAYFRNRSARIIAELEVSSGQVVNILLSKRGK
- a CDS encoding biopolymer transporter ExbD gives rise to the protein MNFRGRHQPNPIAFQIAPMVDFLLVLLCYSIMSQIFTQWEAELDVKLPTASSAKIEQRLPGEIILNVMKNGTTVVNGRKLNDPELSALLKRLVVLFPGQPVLLRADSETAYQHVIHVLDLCRQADIWNVSFATGLVEKKGE
- a CDS encoding uroporphyrinogen decarboxylase family protein; protein product: MPKSWWNGPVKAEPNFNNLLKVLRREKPDRPTLFEFYLNGRIDRFVLSGKSEGDDQYSGITYGEMRRWMAAFHAIGYDYSTVAIPGFTFPLKVQDHKATLSANDGVMITDRQSFNDYAWPDPDLADYAILDALGNDMPKGMKLLVCGPGGVLENANFILGFENMCYLIADDEKLVEDVFEFIGTRLVQYYTKALESKHVGAIISNDDWGFKSQTMLSPENMRKFVFPWHKQIVEAAHKAGKPVILHSCGNLKDVMDDIIDDMKYDGKHSYEDTILPVEQAYDQYGDRIAIMGGIDLDFVVRSTPEEVYQRSRAMLERASSRGGYALGTGNSVPEYVPHDNYLAMISAATSDRAQS
- a CDS encoding VWA domain-containing protein; this translates as MSTSPRPLNFRKKKEPLGALEMIRQMRRRNLLWYGLAILVSLLLHVAVILMLPGFSVYKMADRPAFERQISLKLEEVKLAPEPPDVDRRPPKFKPDAARGEVAGEVGAEATTIRRAQDESAVEPRQVGAGVLIGEQRNLAEPMPVDRPIWEPRQEILSINQKMVRDEAALRKPRRYMETVPRSQAGLDISAPASREALESGLVSTGAYYLVDDPSKFTWGRNVPAGSGPGGAPRDVPPPKKITEEEPRKLIEEKQARVNILKALEKHLKADVFVYRSPKGTSYDYCRIEIKRRTTDLLPVLGKDLLLVQDGSASITEQKLHFCREGLLKALDLLAPGDRFNVVEFRDTLVKCFDTWATVNPDTLQQAREFIGRMESVGNTDIFDALKDLLQFPRKPGRPVIMVVASDGDATTGITDHTRIIEAFSQANHGEVSVFTLGTFPGVNAYLLDLLSYRNRGDTFIVKTGRWDIPSVFESRVREVSRPVLSDVRFRFAGQTYCEAYPLLTANLYLDRPLVIYGRFIKGTRRLVFQATGQADDIQCDMVFDLDLEKAMTGDAGVRTSWAWQRAYYLIGEHTRTKQPGIISELGRLGKTFNIKVPYMTELQQ